A genomic region of Mobula hypostoma unplaced genomic scaffold, sMobHyp1.1 scaffold_45, whole genome shotgun sequence contains the following coding sequences:
- the LOC134342107 gene encoding zinc finger protein 420-like yields the protein MAHQRVHIGERPFTCLNCGKGFTRSSTLMAHQRVHTGERPFTCLVCGKGFTLSSHLLRHQSVHTGEWPFTCLDCGKGFTESSQLKVHQRVHTGEFTCSDCGKGFTSSSQLTVHQQIHTGERPFTCSDCGKGFTCSSKLKVHQLVHTGERPFTCSDCGKGFTRLSQLKEHQRVHTGERPFACSDCGKGFTRSSELKVHQRVHTGERPFTCSDCGKGFTQSSQLKVHQRVHTGERPFTCSDCGKGFTSSSQLKVHQRVHTGERPFTCSDCGKGFTQLASLQAHQSIHTGEWSFTCSDCGKGFTRSSQLKEHQQVHTGEKSFICSDCGKGFTRSSTLMAHQRVHTGERPFICSDCGKGFTCSSQLKVHQRVHTGERPFTCSDCGKGFTLSFPFLRHQSVHTGEWPFTCSVCGKGFTLSSHLLRHQSVHTGEWPFTCSDCGKGFTKLCQLKVHQ from the coding sequence atggctcaccagcgagttcacattggggagcggccgttcacctgcttgaactgtgggaagggattcactcggtcatcaaCCCTAATGGCTcaccaacgagttcacactggcgagaggccgttcacctgcttagtctgtgggaagggattcactttgtcatctcatctactgagacaccagtcagttcacaccggagagtggccattcacctgcttagactgtgggaagggattcactgaatcatctcaactgaaggtacatcagcgagttcacaccggagaattcacttgctcagactgtgggaagggattcacttcgtcatctcaGCTGACGGTACATCAgcaaattcacactggggagaggccgttcacctgctcagactgtgggaagggattcacttgctcatctaaactgaaggtacatcagctagttcacactggagagaggccgttcacctgctcagactgtgggaagggattcactcggttatctcaactgaaggaacatcagagagttcacactggggagaggccattcgcctgctcagactgtgggaagggattcactcggtcatctgaactgaaggtacatcagcgagttcacactggggagaggccattcacctgctcagactgtgggaagggattcactcagtcatcccaactgaaggtacaccagcgagttcacactggggagaggccgttcacctgctcagactgtgggaagggattcacttcgtcatctcaactgaaggtacatcagcgtgttcacactggggagaggccattcacctgctcagactgtgggaagggattcacacagTTAGCTAGCCTGCAAGCACACCAGTcgattcacactggggagtggtcgttcacctgctcagactgtgggaagggattcactcggtcatctcaactgaaggaacatcagcaagttcacactggagagaaatctttcatctgctcagactgtgggaagggattcactcggtcatccaccctcatggcacaccagcgagttcacactggggagaggccgttcatctgctcggactgtgggaagggattcacttgctcatcccaactgaaggtacatcagcgagttcacactggggagaggccgttcacctgctcagactgtgggaagggattcactttgtcatTTCCAttcctgagacaccagtcagttcacactggggagtggccattcacctgctcagtctgtgggaagggattcactttgtcatctcacctactgagacaccagtcagttcacaccggggagtggccattcacctgctcagactgtgggaagggattcactaagTTAtgtcaactgaaggtacatcagtga
- the LOC134342113 gene encoding zinc finger protein 229-like, producing the protein MAHQRGHSGEWPFTCSDCGKGFTRSSNLMAHQRIHTGERPFSCSDCGKGFTMSSHLLTHQRVHTGEKPFTCSVCEKRFTQSSTLQSHQRVHTGEKPFTCSECGKGFTLSSHLLAHQSVHTGERPFTCSDCGKRFTQTSTLQSHQRIHTGEKLFTCSECGKRFTRSSNLLTHQRVHTGERPFTCSDCGKRFTHSSTLQKHQRVHTGEKPFTCSVCGKRFTESSNLQRHQQVHTGEKQFTCSKCGKGFTWSSDLQSHQRDHTGKKPFTCSECGKRFTRSSHLLVHQSVHTGERPFTCSVCGKRFTQSSTLQRHQRVHTGEKPFTCSVCGKGFTQSSDLQSHQRVHTGEKPFTC; encoded by the coding sequence atggctcaccaacGAGGTCACAGTGGGgagtggccgttcacctgctcggactgtgggaagggattcactcggtcatctaacctaatggctcaccaacgaattcacactggggagcggccgttctcctgctcagactgtgggaagggattcactatgtcatctcacctactgacacaccaacgagttcacactggggagaagccgttcacctgctcagtctgtgagaagagattcactcaatcttccaccctacagagtcaccagcgagttcacactggggagaagccgttcacctgctcagaatgtgggaagggattcacactgtcatcccacctactggcacaccagtcagttcacactggggagaggccgttcacctgctcagactgtgggaagagattcactcagacATCAACCCTACAGAgtcaccagcgaattcacactggggagaagctgttcacctgctcagaatgtgggaagagattcactcgatcatctaacctactgacacaccagcgagttcacacaggggagaggccgttcacctgctcagactgtgggaagagattcactcattcATCCACCCTTCagaaacaccagcgagttcacactggagagaagccattcacctgctcagtctgtgggaagagattcactgagtcatccaacctacagagacatcagcaagttcacactggggagaagcagtTCACCTGCTCaaaatgtgggaagggattcacttggtcatccgacctacagagtcatcagcgagatCACACTgggaagaagccattcacctgctcagaatgtgggaagagattcactcgatcatcccaCCTACTGGtgcaccagtcagttcacactggggagaggccgttcacctgctcggtctgtgggaagagattcactcagtcatccaccctccagagacaccagcgagttcacactggggagaagccgttcacctgctcagtctgtgggaagggattcactcagtcatccgacctacagagtcaccagcgagttcacactggggagaagccgttcacctgctaa